The Myxococcota bacterium genome has a segment encoding these proteins:
- a CDS encoding metallophosphoesterase, with translation MSIALSALRPAALVPALCALALAACAGCASHGGAHHGMRATGADGVAIDLPGPSRTEVGTEGGEIPVPYGAPAGTADGGDIPVPYTSLDVDDEDGDFAFVVVTDRTGEHRDHVFRDAMPKVNLLRPAFVISVGDLIEGYTEDRGELGAEWDEFEGFTSTLRMPFFYVPGNHDMSNDVMAHVWRERFGPSFYHFRYKGALFLALNSELFSMVSKPGHSVGGPDTQAAQMAYVERVLAENRDARWTFVFVHQPFWDSPRIHPDWLRVEELLGDRDYTVFAGHIHAYTLHRRHDRNYVTLATTGGGSPMRGLLHGEFDHVVQVSVRGDGPSIANLDVEGIQPVDVRDDALRAAVQRVEGAVRAQPMRFAGERFRGGEVEFQLHNDGDAPLAYEGVFEESRDLAASTPRVAGTVPPNSVVPVRVPLVAKRPVAYESLAPARMRWEISTAGPRGEDVRVDVRSSIAPEREFACGGGAQIDVDGDLGEWASLPFSNWTPAVVERPRFFGGPKDAAVRFGVRCDADYVYLGFDVADDSIVASPDRVAREQDGLSISIDARPDPARSSGGQGFFAALADGSLSKVIMLGAGPEPSPTPDPIFSVFLPKPPEGVRTATRRTDTGYAAELAIPTSALDAMGGGHFDAFRLDVSLNDFDEGEPGHATLWWKPSRFGEQAIPGSGTFERK, from the coding sequence ATGTCGATCGCCCTCTCCGCACTCCGCCCCGCCGCCCTCGTCCCCGCGCTCTGCGCGCTCGCGCTCGCCGCGTGCGCGGGCTGCGCATCGCACGGCGGCGCGCACCACGGCATGCGCGCGACCGGCGCCGACGGCGTCGCGATCGACCTGCCCGGCCCGTCGCGCACGGAGGTCGGCACCGAAGGCGGCGAGATCCCGGTCCCGTACGGCGCGCCCGCCGGCACCGCGGACGGCGGCGACATCCCCGTCCCCTACACGTCGCTCGACGTCGACGACGAGGACGGCGACTTCGCGTTCGTCGTCGTCACCGATCGCACGGGCGAGCACCGCGACCACGTGTTCCGCGACGCGATGCCGAAGGTGAACCTGCTGCGGCCGGCCTTCGTGATCAGCGTCGGCGACCTGATCGAGGGCTACACGGAGGATCGCGGCGAGCTCGGCGCCGAGTGGGACGAGTTCGAGGGCTTCACGTCGACGCTGCGCATGCCCTTCTTCTACGTGCCGGGCAACCACGACATGAGCAACGACGTGATGGCGCACGTCTGGCGCGAGCGCTTCGGGCCGAGCTTCTACCACTTCCGCTACAAGGGCGCGCTCTTCCTCGCGCTCAACAGCGAGCTCTTCAGCATGGTGAGCAAGCCCGGCCATTCCGTGGGCGGGCCCGACACGCAGGCCGCGCAGATGGCCTACGTCGAGCGCGTGCTGGCCGAGAACCGCGACGCGCGGTGGACGTTCGTGTTCGTGCACCAGCCGTTCTGGGACTCGCCGCGCATCCACCCCGACTGGCTGCGCGTCGAGGAGCTGCTCGGCGACCGCGACTACACCGTCTTCGCCGGGCACATCCACGCCTACACGCTGCACCGCCGCCACGACCGCAACTACGTCACGCTCGCGACGACGGGCGGCGGCAGCCCGATGCGCGGGCTCCTGCACGGCGAGTTCGACCACGTCGTGCAGGTGTCGGTGCGCGGCGACGGCCCGTCGATCGCGAACCTCGACGTCGAGGGCATCCAGCCCGTCGACGTGCGCGACGACGCGCTGCGCGCCGCCGTGCAGCGCGTCGAGGGCGCCGTGCGCGCGCAGCCGATGCGCTTCGCGGGCGAGCGCTTCCGCGGCGGGGAGGTCGAGTTCCAGCTCCACAACGACGGCGACGCGCCGCTCGCCTACGAAGGCGTGTTCGAGGAGAGCCGCGACCTCGCCGCGAGCACGCCGCGCGTCGCGGGCACGGTGCCGCCCAACTCGGTCGTGCCCGTGCGCGTGCCGCTCGTCGCGAAGCGGCCCGTCGCCTACGAGTCGCTCGCGCCCGCGCGCATGCGCTGGGAGATCTCGACCGCCGGCCCGCGCGGCGAGGACGTGCGCGTCGACGTGCGCTCGTCGATCGCGCCCGAGCGCGAGTTCGCGTGCGGCGGCGGCGCACAGATCGACGTCGACGGCGACCTCGGCGAGTGGGCCTCGCTCCCGTTCTCGAACTGGACGCCCGCCGTCGTCGAGCGCCCGCGCTTCTTCGGCGGCCCGAAGGACGCCGCCGTGCGCTTCGGCGTGCGCTGCGACGCCGACTACGTGTACCTCGGCTTCGACGTCGCCGACGACTCGATCGTCGCGAGCCCCGACCGCGTCGCGCGCGAGCAGGACGGCCTCAGCATCTCGATCGACGCCCGCCCCGACCCCGCGCGCTCCTCCGGCGGCCAGGGCTTCTTCGCCGCCCTCGCCGACGGCTCGCTCTCGAAGGTCATCATGCTAGGCGCCGGCCCCGAGCCCAGCCCGACCCCCGACCCCATCTTCTCGGTCTTCCTGCCGAAGCCGCCCGAAGGCGTGCGCACCGCCACGCGGCGCACCGACACCGGCTACGCGGCCGAGCTCGCGATCCCGACGAGCGCGCTCGACGCCATGGGCGGCGGCCACTTCGACGCCTTCCGCCTCGACGTCTCCCTCAACGACTTCGACGAAGGCGAGCCCGGCCACGCGACGCTGTGGTGGAAGCCGTCGCGGTTCGGCGAGCAGGCGATCCCGGGCTCGGGGACGTTCGAGCGGAAGTGA
- a CDS encoding glycosyltransferase family 9 protein — MALDMNIGRKVDKWVSPILLGVLFAFSSARAKLGGPPQPARLATTPPPGGAPESPESPESPESPGDAPRRVLAMKLYGLGNIAMLLPVLAAFRRTYPDAEIDFVSLDENRELLERSGLVDRVVAISGRSYARLAWDLVRALAGFRRRRYDLVLDFEQFIKLSTVLAFLTGAPRRIGFNTDGQGRGSLYTTRVVYRDGDHMSQVFLRLLRPLGVELSPEPLDIRIRDEEVAAAERLLAGSGLPGRGPVVAIHVGSGPNFYKLALKRWPPEHFGDLADRLVERFGARVVFTGKGEEERELVRIARARMKHDSLDACDRLSIGELLGMLRRADLTVANDTSVMHLATLVGTPVTAFFGATDPMQYGPRNPHDVVMYKDLFCSPCLTNYNLKISYCTNPVCIRSIGVEETLARIAQQLEAIGSFERGAAS, encoded by the coding sequence ATGGCGCTCGACATGAACATCGGACGCAAGGTCGACAAGTGGGTGAGCCCCATCTTGTTGGGCGTCCTGTTCGCGTTCTCGAGCGCGCGCGCGAAGCTCGGCGGGCCGCCGCAGCCCGCGCGGCTCGCGACGACGCCGCCGCCCGGCGGCGCGCCCGAGTCGCCCGAGTCGCCCGAGTCGCCCGAGTCGCCCGGCGACGCGCCGCGGCGCGTGCTCGCGATGAAGCTCTACGGGCTCGGCAACATCGCGATGCTGCTGCCCGTGCTCGCCGCGTTCCGCCGCACCTACCCGGACGCCGAGATCGACTTCGTCTCGCTCGACGAGAATCGCGAGCTGCTCGAGCGGAGCGGGCTCGTCGATCGCGTCGTCGCGATCTCGGGGCGGAGCTATGCGCGGCTCGCGTGGGATCTCGTGCGCGCGCTCGCGGGCTTCCGCCGGCGCCGCTACGACCTCGTGCTCGACTTCGAGCAGTTCATCAAGCTGTCGACGGTGCTGGCGTTCCTGACGGGCGCGCCGCGCCGCATCGGCTTCAACACCGACGGCCAGGGGCGCGGCAGCCTGTACACGACGCGCGTCGTCTACCGCGACGGCGACCACATGTCGCAGGTCTTCCTGCGCCTGCTGCGGCCGCTCGGCGTCGAGCTGTCGCCCGAGCCGCTCGACATCCGCATCCGCGACGAGGAGGTCGCGGCCGCCGAGCGGCTGCTCGCCGGGAGCGGGCTCCCGGGGCGCGGCCCGGTCGTCGCCATCCACGTGGGCTCCGGCCCCAACTTCTACAAGCTCGCGCTCAAGCGCTGGCCGCCCGAGCACTTCGGCGACCTCGCCGACCGGCTCGTCGAGCGGTTCGGCGCGCGCGTCGTGTTCACGGGCAAGGGCGAGGAGGAGCGCGAGCTCGTGCGCATCGCGCGCGCCCGCATGAAGCACGACTCGCTCGACGCGTGCGACCGCCTCTCGATCGGCGAGCTGCTCGGCATGCTGCGGCGCGCCGACCTCACCGTCGCGAACGACACGTCCGTGATGCACCTCGCGACCCTCGTCGGCACGCCCGTGACGGCCTTCTTCGGCGCCACCGATCCGATGCAGTACGGCCCGCGCAACCCGCACGACGTCGTGATGTACAAGGATCTCTTCTGCAGTCCGTGCCTCACGAACTACAACCTCAAGATCTCCTACTGCACGAACCCCGTGTGCATCCGGTCGATCGGCGTCGAGGAGACGCTCGCGCGCATCGCGCAGCAGCTCGAGGCGATCGGGAGCTTCGAGCGGGGCGCGGCGTCGTGA
- a CDS encoding radical SAM protein → MKIVPYAKLAARATKANVGRLAFPMKLTFCITYWCNYRCQTCNIWKMKPRDELRLDEIQRFFERSNRFSWIDVTGGEVTLRKDFVDICDAITRNCKDLLLLHYPSNGYLTDQLVANTREVAKMQPERLMITISCDGDEAMNDRIRGVDGGWRRQLESFRRLREIPGVQVVLGMTLSASNVDHFPQAFAAAQREVPDLTSHDFHVNIVHEGAYLHNTDLELREHVDPKRLADASEAYAKLRGNGIHPVNVLEREYLKRVRRFLETGRTPMRCHAMRSSCFVDSWGHVHPCTIYDKKVGSLRDVDYDLATIWNSPEAKALQEEIWRYECPQCWTPCEAYQTIMGNFLWPVKE, encoded by the coding sequence GTGAAGATCGTCCCCTACGCGAAGCTCGCGGCGCGCGCGACGAAGGCGAACGTCGGGCGGCTCGCCTTCCCGATGAAGCTCACGTTCTGCATCACCTACTGGTGCAACTACCGCTGCCAGACCTGCAACATCTGGAAGATGAAGCCGCGCGACGAGCTGCGGCTCGACGAGATCCAGCGCTTCTTCGAGCGCTCGAACCGCTTCAGCTGGATCGACGTGACGGGCGGCGAGGTGACGCTGCGCAAGGACTTCGTCGACATCTGCGACGCGATCACGCGCAACTGCAAGGACCTGCTGCTCCTCCACTACCCGTCGAACGGCTACCTGACCGACCAGCTCGTCGCGAACACGCGCGAAGTGGCGAAGATGCAGCCCGAGCGGCTGATGATCACGATCAGCTGCGACGGCGACGAGGCGATGAACGACCGGATCCGCGGCGTCGACGGCGGCTGGCGGCGGCAGCTCGAGTCGTTCCGGCGCCTGCGCGAGATCCCCGGCGTGCAGGTCGTGCTCGGCATGACGCTGTCGGCGTCGAACGTCGACCACTTCCCGCAGGCCTTCGCGGCCGCACAGCGCGAGGTGCCGGACCTCACGTCGCACGACTTCCACGTGAACATCGTCCACGAGGGCGCCTACCTCCACAACACCGATCTCGAGCTGCGCGAGCACGTCGACCCGAAGCGGCTCGCCGACGCGAGCGAGGCGTACGCGAAGCTGCGCGGCAACGGCATCCACCCGGTGAACGTGCTCGAGCGCGAGTACCTCAAGCGCGTGCGCCGCTTCCTCGAGACGGGCCGCACGCCGATGCGCTGCCACGCGATGCGCTCGTCGTGCTTCGTCGACTCGTGGGGCCACGTGCACCCCTGCACCATCTACGACAAGAAGGTCGGGAGCCTGCGCGACGTCGACTACGACCTCGCGACGATCTGGAACTCGCCCGAGGCGAAGGCGCTGCAGGAGGAGATCTGGCGCTACGAGTGCCCGCAGTGCTGGACGCCGTGCGAGGCGTACCAGACGATCATGGGCAACTTCCTGTGGCCGGTGAAGGAGTGA
- a CDS encoding class I SAM-dependent methyltransferase, with protein MSHPPSPPSPPHSPRAPSAPHAPHARRASERFREAQRAHFTEADEAQFRWTTTAPGIAEAEDELLAPVAGLLRGPCLEMGCGEGNNLVRLARGALAAGGGLVGVDLFPRKLAFARRALPAVRFAAADATRLPFADASFASVFVRDLLHHVPEPERAVAEAVRVLAPGGRLCVLEPNGRNPLIRLQTHLVAAEVGARESGFAALRAMLEREPLDGLAIEAAQPLALRRLLFHYRLGAPALARVGAIAAAGAALERALGALLPRSRWTYVVATATRRALTPSPATGSCP; from the coding sequence ATGTCGCACCCGCCCTCGCCGCCCTCGCCGCCTCACTCGCCGCGCGCGCCGAGTGCGCCGCACGCGCCGCACGCGCGCCGCGCGAGCGAGCGCTTCCGCGAGGCGCAGCGCGCACACTTCACCGAGGCCGACGAGGCCCAGTTCCGCTGGACGACGACGGCGCCGGGCATCGCCGAGGCCGAGGACGAGCTGCTCGCGCCCGTCGCCGGGCTGCTGCGCGGGCCGTGCCTCGAGATGGGCTGCGGCGAGGGCAACAACCTCGTGCGCCTCGCGCGCGGCGCGCTCGCCGCGGGCGGCGGGCTCGTCGGCGTCGACCTCTTCCCGCGCAAGCTCGCGTTCGCGCGGCGCGCGCTGCCGGCGGTGCGCTTCGCGGCCGCGGACGCGACGCGGCTCCCGTTCGCCGACGCGAGCTTCGCGAGCGTCTTCGTGCGCGACCTGCTGCACCACGTGCCCGAGCCCGAGCGCGCGGTCGCCGAGGCGGTGCGCGTGCTCGCGCCCGGCGGGCGCCTGTGCGTGCTCGAGCCGAACGGGCGCAACCCGCTCATCCGCCTGCAGACGCACCTCGTCGCGGCGGAGGTCGGCGCGCGCGAGTCGGGCTTCGCGGCGCTGCGCGCGATGCTCGAGCGCGAGCCGCTCGACGGGCTCGCGATCGAGGCCGCGCAGCCGCTCGCGCTGCGGCGCCTGCTCTTCCACTACCGGCTGGGCGCGCCCGCGCTCGCGCGCGTCGGCGCCATCGCCGCGGCGGGCGCGGCGCTCGAGCGCGCGCTCGGCGCGCTGCTCCCGCGCTCGCGCTGGACCTACGTCGTGGCGACCGCGACGCGGCGCGCGCTCACTCCTTCACCGGCCACAGGAAGTTGCCCATGA
- a CDS encoding transketolase C-terminal domain-containing protein, giving the protein MSAAGTNAAPRELGYLEAIHEAQLLEMQRDPRVVLVAEDIGLMQKEGPYAALGPNRLWSAPISENGFVGMAVGAAMTGLRPIVDLMISSLVYVAMDALVSQAAKSAGLFGWQTRVPLVVRAAMWYGQSYAAHHSDRPYPMFANVPGLKIALPATPADAKGLLLAAIRDDDPVLVFEDRNLWGARGPVPEGDAPVPLGRAAIRREGGDVTIVALAGCVPLALEAADALAAEGIAAEVLDPRTLVPFDRDALVRSVAKTGRLVVADPAHRTGSAAAEIAAIAAEEAFAHLRAPVRRVCTPDVQVPFSPPLEAQLYPTAERIAGAAREVVGAPAPGAQRR; this is encoded by the coding sequence ATGAGCGCCGCGGGCACGAACGCCGCGCCGCGCGAGCTCGGCTATCTCGAGGCGATCCACGAGGCGCAGCTCCTCGAGATGCAGCGCGACCCGCGCGTCGTGCTCGTCGCCGAGGACATCGGGCTCATGCAGAAGGAAGGCCCGTACGCCGCGCTCGGCCCGAACCGCCTGTGGAGCGCGCCGATCTCCGAGAACGGGTTCGTGGGCATGGCGGTCGGCGCCGCCATGACGGGGCTGCGGCCGATCGTCGACCTCATGATCTCGAGCCTCGTGTACGTCGCGATGGACGCGCTCGTGAGCCAGGCTGCGAAGAGCGCGGGCCTCTTCGGCTGGCAGACGCGCGTGCCGCTCGTGGTGCGCGCGGCCATGTGGTACGGGCAGAGCTACGCCGCGCACCACTCCGACCGTCCCTATCCCATGTTCGCGAACGTGCCCGGCCTCAAGATCGCGCTGCCCGCGACGCCCGCCGACGCGAAGGGCCTGCTGCTCGCGGCGATCCGCGACGACGACCCGGTGCTCGTGTTCGAGGACCGCAACCTGTGGGGCGCGCGCGGGCCGGTGCCGGAGGGCGATGCGCCGGTTCCGCTCGGGCGCGCCGCGATCCGCCGCGAGGGCGGCGACGTCACGATCGTCGCGCTCGCGGGCTGCGTGCCGCTCGCGCTCGAGGCGGCCGACGCGCTCGCGGCCGAGGGCATCGCGGCCGAAGTGCTCGACCCGCGCACGCTCGTGCCCTTCGATCGCGATGCGCTCGTGCGCTCGGTCGCGAAGACGGGCCGGCTCGTCGTCGCCGACCCCGCGCACCGCACCGGGAGCGCGGCCGCGGAGATCGCCGCGATCGCGGCCGAGGAGGCGTTCGCACACCTGCGCGCGCCCGTGCGCCGCGTGTGCACGCCCGACGTGCAGGTGCCGTTCAGCCCGCCGCTCGAGGCGCAGCTCTACCCGACGGCGGAGAGGATCGCAGGGGCGGCGCGCGAGGTCGTCGGCGCGCCGGCTCCGGGCGCGCAGCGACGTTAG
- a CDS encoding thiamine pyrophosphate-dependent dehydrogenase E1 component subunit alpha: MEDARGARPPLAELYRRMRRIRRFDEEALRLQREEHLVAGPLHPSLGQEAAVVGACAALRADDTMTGNHRSHGHPIAKGAALGPLLAELLGRRDGVCGGRGGSMHLADFAVGSLGESGIVGAGIPVAVGAALSARVRGDDAVCIAFFGDGASNQGAFHEALNLGAIWKLGVVFFCENNGYAATTPLSAGTSVADIAVRAAGYGMPGEIVDGQDVEAVLATTARAVARARAGEGPSLVEAKTYRYCEHAEGQGIPGTYRTADEIARWRERDPLAIARARLVADAAVGEAGARAIEDDVERELAEAVRFARASAFPDADEALRSPFADDARAHAAGGAERAR; the protein is encoded by the coding sequence GTGGAGGACGCGCGCGGCGCGCGGCCGCCCCTCGCCGAGCTCTACCGGCGCATGCGGCGCATCCGGCGCTTCGACGAGGAGGCGCTGCGGCTCCAGCGCGAGGAACACCTCGTCGCGGGGCCGCTCCACCCGAGCCTCGGGCAGGAGGCGGCGGTCGTCGGCGCGTGCGCGGCGCTGCGCGCGGACGACACGATGACGGGCAACCACCGCTCGCACGGCCATCCGATCGCGAAGGGCGCCGCGCTCGGCCCGCTGCTCGCCGAGCTGCTCGGCCGCCGCGACGGCGTCTGCGGCGGGCGCGGCGGCTCGATGCACCTCGCCGACTTCGCGGTCGGGAGCCTCGGCGAGTCGGGCATCGTCGGCGCCGGCATCCCGGTCGCCGTCGGCGCGGCGCTCTCCGCGCGCGTGCGCGGCGACGACGCGGTGTGCATCGCCTTCTTCGGCGACGGCGCGAGCAACCAGGGCGCGTTCCACGAGGCGCTGAACCTCGGCGCCATCTGGAAGCTCGGCGTCGTCTTCTTCTGCGAGAACAACGGCTATGCCGCGACGACGCCGCTCTCCGCGGGGACGTCGGTCGCGGACATCGCCGTGCGCGCGGCGGGCTACGGCATGCCGGGCGAGATCGTCGACGGGCAGGACGTCGAGGCCGTGCTCGCGACGACCGCGCGCGCGGTGGCGCGCGCGCGCGCCGGCGAAGGCCCGTCGCTCGTCGAGGCGAAGACCTACCGCTACTGCGAGCACGCCGAGGGCCAGGGCATCCCCGGCACGTACCGGACGGCCGACGAGATCGCGCGCTGGCGCGAGCGCGACCCGCTCGCGATCGCGCGCGCGCGCCTCGTCGCGGACGCGGCGGTCGGCGAGGCCGGCGCGCGCGCGATCGAGGACGATGTCGAGCGCGAGCTCGCCGAGGCCGTGCGCTTCGCGCGCGCGAGCGCGTTCCCGGACGCGGACGAGGCGCTCCGCTCGCCGTTCGCGGACGACGCGCGCGCGCATGCGGCGGGCGGCGCGGAGCGCGCGCGATGA
- a CDS encoding class I SAM-dependent methyltransferase, producing the protein MACMLCGATAPRALFAKEGRDVVRCRSCGLEWVDPMPTAEELTAYYERSYADGSYSFFAEAQRERAAIARHRLGVIAPFAREGRWLDVGASSGDFVEAASAAHDVEGLELSETAVREARSRGLRMHCGSVESFAPSAPYATITAFDVLEHLREPRVFLERLRGWLAPGGRLVLTLPDVSSLYARWLMRRHWFYYLPREHLFYYSPATASRLLADEGFRVVAAQRAYKTLTPAYAAANLRYFNAGLGVVARALLRLVPRALAERPVRMYLGEMMLVAEREA; encoded by the coding sequence ATGGCGTGCATGCTGTGCGGCGCGACGGCGCCGCGCGCGCTCTTCGCGAAGGAAGGCCGCGACGTCGTCCGCTGCCGCTCGTGCGGCCTCGAGTGGGTCGACCCGATGCCCACCGCCGAAGAGCTCACCGCCTACTACGAGCGCTCGTACGCCGACGGCTCCTACTCGTTCTTCGCCGAGGCGCAGCGCGAGCGCGCCGCGATCGCGCGCCATCGCCTCGGCGTGATCGCGCCGTTCGCGCGCGAGGGGCGCTGGCTCGACGTCGGCGCCTCGTCGGGCGACTTCGTCGAGGCCGCGAGCGCCGCGCACGACGTCGAGGGGCTCGAGCTCTCGGAGACCGCCGTGCGCGAGGCGCGCTCGCGCGGGCTGCGCATGCACTGCGGCTCGGTCGAGAGCTTCGCCCCGAGCGCCCCCTACGCGACGATCACCGCCTTCGACGTGCTCGAGCACCTGCGCGAGCCGCGTGTCTTCCTCGAACGGCTGCGCGGCTGGCTCGCGCCGGGCGGACGCCTCGTGCTGACGCTGCCCGACGTGTCGAGCCTCTACGCGCGCTGGCTGATGCGCCGCCACTGGTTCTACTACCTGCCGCGCGAGCACCTCTTCTACTACTCGCCGGCGACGGCCTCACGCCTGCTCGCCGACGAGGGCTTCCGCGTCGTCGCCGCGCAGCGCGCGTACAAGACGCTGACGCCCGCGTACGCGGCCGCGAACCTGCGGTACTTCAACGCGGGCCTCGGCGTCGTCGCGCGCGCGCTGCTCCGGCTCGTTCCGCGCGCGCTCGCCGAGCGCCCCGTGCGCATGTACCTCGGCGAGATGATGCTCGTCGCCGAGCGCGAGGCCTGA
- a CDS encoding sulfatase has protein sequence MPPRARTPAPHRTPRTRLALAAVAALALGGAIAVACTDARPRRDVVVIVTDTTRADRLSVYGHARPTSPNLEALARDGVVFERAWSTASWTLPAHASLLTSQFPTAHGAHMTPDTDADSNGSNPAHLREEAVTLAELLRERGWRTAAFAGAGWLSPEFGLLQGYEVRDAENNRAIPAAAITSRALRWMATLERDEPLHLLVNYFDPHWPYEPQPPFDRYAKSGPDVAIPSLGELLAGAETTPAQQRRMLDLYDGEIEYMDRHIGRLLDGLRAAGRYEDAMIVVIADHGELFGEHGDIGHGAWLWEELVHVPLIVKYPGHRRAGERESAVVSTVDPMRWIADELGIALPADTSGVPVGARDLALAEEFPSQLFVKLGGERMQRDLVAGVRWPWKLIASSEGARSLFRIEDDPREASPLDDAPETAALDERIRALRSTLVAPEVDRSRRMSPEAEQRLRELGYVE, from the coding sequence TTGCCCCCGCGCGCCCGCACGCCCGCCCCGCATCGCACGCCGCGCACCCGGCTCGCCCTCGCGGCGGTCGCCGCGCTCGCGCTCGGCGGCGCCATCGCCGTCGCGTGCACCGATGCGCGGCCGCGGCGCGACGTCGTCGTGATCGTCACCGACACGACGCGCGCCGATCGGCTGAGCGTCTACGGCCACGCGCGCCCGACCTCGCCGAACCTCGAGGCGCTCGCGCGCGACGGCGTCGTCTTCGAGCGCGCCTGGAGCACCGCGTCGTGGACGCTGCCCGCGCACGCGTCGCTCCTGACGAGCCAGTTCCCGACGGCACACGGCGCGCACATGACGCCCGACACCGACGCCGACTCGAACGGCAGCAACCCCGCGCACCTGCGCGAGGAGGCCGTGACGCTCGCGGAGCTCCTGCGCGAGCGCGGCTGGCGCACGGCGGCCTTCGCGGGCGCGGGCTGGCTCTCGCCCGAGTTCGGCCTGCTGCAGGGCTACGAGGTGCGCGACGCGGAGAACAACCGCGCGATCCCGGCCGCCGCGATCACGAGCCGCGCGCTGCGCTGGATGGCGACGCTCGAGCGCGACGAGCCGCTCCACCTGCTCGTCAACTACTTCGACCCGCACTGGCCGTACGAGCCGCAGCCGCCGTTCGATCGCTATGCGAAGAGTGGCCCGGACGTCGCGATCCCGTCGCTCGGCGAGCTGCTCGCGGGTGCCGAGACGACGCCCGCGCAGCAGCGCCGGATGCTCGACCTCTACGACGGCGAGATCGAGTACATGGACCGCCACATCGGCCGCCTGCTCGACGGCCTGCGCGCGGCCGGGCGCTACGAGGACGCGATGATCGTCGTGATCGCCGACCACGGCGAGCTCTTCGGCGAGCACGGCGACATCGGGCACGGCGCGTGGCTGTGGGAGGAGCTCGTGCACGTCCCGCTGATCGTGAAGTACCCGGGCCACCGCCGGGCGGGCGAGCGCGAGAGCGCCGTCGTGTCGACGGTGGACCCGATGCGCTGGATCGCCGACGAGCTCGGCATCGCGCTCCCCGCCGACACGAGCGGCGTTCCCGTCGGTGCGCGCGACCTCGCGCTCGCCGAGGAGTTCCCGAGCCAGCTCTTCGTGAAGCTCGGCGGCGAGCGGATGCAGCGCGACCTCGTCGCGGGCGTGCGCTGGCCGTGGAAGCTGATCGCGTCGAGCGAGGGCGCGCGCTCGCTCTTCCGCATCGAGGACGACCCGCGCGAGGCGTCGCCGCTCGACGACGCCCCCGAGACCGCCGCGCTCGACGAGCGCATCCGCGCGCTGCGCTCGACGCTCGTCGCTCCCGAGGTCGATCGCTCGCGCCGCATGAGCCCCGAGGCGGAGCAGCGCCTGCGCGAGCTCGGCTACGTCGAGTAG
- a CDS encoding NAD(P)-dependent oxidoreductase produces the protein MKCLVTGSSGLLGHCLVERLEDRGDELRLVDIVPPEGPGHRGDHELVLCDTAEPGALDALARGCDVVYHLAAAQRMKPQFQWSEERIFRSNLESVRNVLGAAERAGVPKVVHLSSSGIYGVPRTVPVGEDHVQAPLGRYGESKIEAERLCAEAVARGLDVTALRPMTLFGPRMTGVFTILFEWVRRAKPVFLLGSGHNRVQGVSAWDVADAAIAAALSPRSKGAMVNVGAEPGGVPTVREWTESLIAHAGTGSPVVCIPAALLRNAARALDVFGVSPIVPEHYLLADSDFVLDIRAAKDALGWAPKYDNARMLAEAYDWYVSLGDAKRPPQHVVLRMLNAAMPSFGR, from the coding sequence ATGAAGTGTCTCGTGACGGGAAGCTCGGGCCTGCTCGGCCACTGCCTCGTCGAGCGGCTCGAGGACCGCGGCGACGAGCTGCGCCTCGTCGACATCGTCCCGCCCGAGGGCCCGGGCCACCGCGGCGACCACGAGCTCGTGCTGTGCGACACCGCCGAGCCCGGCGCGCTCGACGCGCTCGCGCGCGGCTGCGACGTCGTCTACCACCTCGCCGCCGCGCAGCGCATGAAGCCGCAGTTCCAGTGGAGCGAGGAGCGCATCTTCCGCTCGAACCTCGAGTCGGTGCGCAACGTGCTCGGCGCCGCCGAGCGCGCGGGCGTGCCGAAGGTCGTGCACCTGTCGAGCTCGGGGATCTACGGCGTTCCGCGCACCGTCCCCGTCGGCGAAGACCACGTGCAGGCGCCGCTCGGACGCTACGGCGAATCCAAGATCGAGGCCGAGCGGTTGTGCGCCGAGGCCGTCGCGCGCGGTCTCGACGTGACGGCGCTGCGCCCGATGACGCTCTTCGGCCCGCGCATGACGGGCGTCTTCACGATCCTCTTCGAGTGGGTGCGGCGCGCGAAGCCCGTCTTCCTGCTCGGCTCGGGCCACAACCGCGTGCAGGGCGTGAGCGCGTGGGACGTCGCGGACGCCGCGATCGCCGCGGCGCTCTCGCCGCGCTCGAAGGGCGCGATGGTGAACGTCGGCGCCGAGCCGGGCGGCGTGCCGACCGTGCGCGAGTGGACCGAGAGCCTGATCGCGCACGCGGGGACGGGCTCGCCCGTCGTCTGCATCCCGGCCGCGCTGCTGCGCAACGCGGCGCGCGCGCTCGACGTGTTCGGCGTCTCGCCGATCGTGCCCGAGCACTACCTCCTCGCCGACTCCGACTTCGTGCTCGACATCCGCGCCGCGAAGGACGCGCTCGGCTGGGCGCCGAAGTACGACAACGCGCGCATGCTGGCCGAGGCCTACGACTGGTACGTTTCGCTGGGCGATGCGAAGCGGCCGCCGCAGCACGTCGTGCTGCGCATGCTGAACGCCGCGATGCCGAGCTTCGGACGCTAG